TTCCATTTCCGGAGTTACGATGCCTTGTTTGGCATAGTACATCTGGGTGCAGCATTTTCCGGCTTTGGCACGATAGGGTAGGGCGATGTGTTCGAAACGCAGGTGATCGAGCGAAGTGTCATCCCGGCGCATCTTGCCATATTCGGAAGTAATGGAAGGCAATTGCTCCACATCCCCTCGTCCGGTAATCCACGGTTCACGCATACGGGCAATGCCTTTCTTCAAGTCTATCTTTACCGAAGGGTCGCTGAACGGGCCGCTGGTATCGTAGATATAAACAGGCGCATTCGGAGTCATCACTTTCTTTCCGTCTTGGATGGTGACGGTAGGGGTCAGGTTTACTTTCTGCATTCCCACTTTGATGAAGGGGAAGAGTGTGCCTTGCATGTAGGCTTTCTCGCGGTGTGCGTAAGGTTTGTTCTCTTGTTCCATGGTGGTATGTTTTGTAGGTGATTAGGTCTCAGTTGACAAGTTGACAAGGTTCAGAATCGTTTGGCTGATGTGCCTAAAGCCTTGTCACTTTGTCAACTGAAACCTTGTTTCCTATACATTAATTATTCAGAAAAGCGGTTAAGGGTGACGAGGCAGAAGCTTCGAAGTTCTCACTTTGCACGCCAAGTCCTGCTTCGTAAGCACGGCGTCCGGCTATCACGGCTTCCTTGAAGGCAATAGCCATTTCTTCCGGATTTCCGGCTACAGCGATTGCGGTGTTTACCAGACAGGCGTCTGCTCCCATTTCCATGGCTTCGGCTGCATGGCTCGGTGCACCGATACCAGCATCTACTACTACCGGCACGTTACTTTGTTCGATGATAATGCGCAAGAAGTCGCGTGTCTGCAATCCTTTGTTTGTACCGATAGGGGCGGCGAGTGGCATCACTGTAGCGGCTCCGGCTTCTTCCAGGCGTTTGCAAAGAGTAGGGTCTGCCTGGCAATAAGGTAATACCACGAATCCCAGCTTCACCAATTCTTCTGTCGCTTTCAACGTCTCGGCAGAGTCGGGCAGAAGATAGCGCGGGTCTGGATGAATCTCCAGCTTCAACCAGTTGGTGCCGAATGCTTCGCGTGCCATTTGTGCGGCGAATACAGCTTCTTCTGCCGTACGCACACCCGAAGTGTTGGGCAAAAGTTGGATATGCGGATGAACGATGTGATGCAACATATCGTCTTCCTTATCATTCAGTTCAATGCGTTTCATGGCTACGGTCACCATTTCCGTGCCCGAAGCCAGGATAGCTTTCTCCATAATCTCATTCGAGTTGAATTTGCCTGTACCTAAAAACAAGCGTGAGTCGAATTCTTTATCGGCGATAATCAGTTTTTTCATATATTCAATATCAACTATTAATTATTAATTATTAACTGTTAACTATTAATTATCCTCCTTGTTTCTGCTATCGGGTCATCCGCACGCAGGATGCTTCCGCTAAGAGCAATGCCCGATACTCCAGTCTGCATAATAGCCGGAATATCTTCGAAGGCGATGCCTCCAATGGCTACGATAGGCAAGTTGATGCCTGTCTCTTTCATACGTGATACGATATTCCGGTAGCCTTCCAGTCCCAGTACAGGACTTAGGTTTTTCTTGGTTGTTGTGAAGCGGAACGGTCCACAGCCAATGTAGTCGGCACCTGCGGCATAATGCATCTGCACGTCTTCGAATGTGTTTGCCGTACCTCCGATAATAAAGTCTTTTCCCAGCAGTTTGCGGGCTTCGGCTATCGGCATGTCCTTTTTACCCAGATGCACACCGTCGGCATGTAGCTTTTTTGCCAAAGCCACGTGATCGTCTATGATGAACGTGGCTCCGTACTGGCGGCATAAGTCCTGTACACGTATCGCTTCCTTTTCTACCTCTTCTTCGGTTGCCTCCTTCATGCGCAACTGAATCCACCGGCATCCGCCTTCCAGTGCCATCCGGGCAGAGTCGAAGTAGGTATATCGGTCGGTGTAATGGGTAATGAATTGCAGTTCCATAGCTGTATTATCCTCCACAAGCCGCTTTGATGATAACTAAACTATCGTTTGGTTGTAAGGTTTGGTCTGCCCATTTTTCACGGGGAATCATACGGTTGTGCAAAGCTATGGCTACTCCTTTTTCAGGAAGCTCCAGTTGTTTTGCCAAATCGGCAATGGTATTCCCTTGGGTCAAATCGGTCTCTTTGTTGTTTACAATAATCGTCATAATTGCTTTATATAGTTATAAGGTATAAATATAATAAGGAGTAATCCAAAGAGACACCTTTCAGGAGAGGGAGGTATGTAAAGAGTGTTGTCCGAAGAAACAATCCCTTCGCCGGTACTAACCGTATCAGGTTCGTAGGGTATAATCTCAGCCCGACATGGGCACCCCTTTGTTTTACTTTCCGGCAAAGGTACTGGATTTTTTCGAAAAAACAAAAATAGTCTTTGTTTTATATTTCTTGCGGCATTTATTTGTGTCATTTTGCGGATGTAGAAACGGAGCGAAATATTCGAGGGAATGCACACATTCATGCCGTAATAGTATAATGGAAAGATACCACAGAAATAAAAAAAGCCGGCGCGCATCCCTGCGAACCGGCTCCGAGATTACTAATTTAAGTAAAATGTGCGGGGACGCTTCCCCATTATCTATTGATAGAGATATTTTTTCTTTTAGTTGACGATGGTTTCAGTCGATTACTTTAGGTTTAGCGTAAACGTATAATAATTGTTGGCATACAATGTATAAATACGGTCTGACTCATCGGGTGCGCTTGTTCCTAAGGTGACACTCCAAGTCTTACCGCCGGAAGTTACGGTCACTTTTGTCGCATGGCCTTCTCCCGAACAGATGTTGGGAGCGATGTAATAGTAAAATTCTTGCGAAGCTTCTGAGGCTATGCTTGCAAAACTGTCGTTAAAACTTTCACTGGTATAAGCGTCATCGGGCAATGCTTCCTGATTGATACGCGGATAAACGTATGCCCTTGTAGGCACATTTTTCAATGCGACGGTTCCGCCTGCCAATGCATCACCGGTCTGATTGTTTACCACTAAATTGATACGAGTCATCATGCGGCACAGCAATGCCGAAAGCACCTGACCGTCTCCGGTAACATTGCCTTGCCAATATCCGCACATGGGCATACGGTCGCGCCGGGAAAGGTCGTTGCTTGCCTGTACATCCAGCAGCATCCGTTGGAATGCGGGAAAGTTGTTCGGCCAGGAAATCGTGGGGTCATTGGTGTTGACTACCAAGCAGACCGTACTGTTTTGTGCCGCTATCAGAGTGGCTTTAAAGTTTTCTACAAACAAACCCGATTCACCTTCCCGTGGATAATATTTTGTTTTCGTATCGAGCAAGATGCCGTTCTCGTTGAACTGCAACACCCAAATATCGTATATCAAATTTTCCACTTCGGGCACATGAGGAGCTGACGCACGGGTGCCTGTTCCTTCTGCCGGAAGCATGCCGAGCGAGAACCGGACTTTGACCTCTTTTCCTATTTCGGCATTGCTTAGCGTATCCGTTTGCTCGCATCCTGTTCCTATACACGCCAGCAGGCACAACAGGATGTATTTCGTTAGTTTATCTTTCATATCTGTATGCTTTGTGCTTTTTCAATTTCCTTCTATATCGGTAGTCCACGACTGGTTTTGCCAAGTGACCACACTGATTTGTCCGCCTTCTACTTTTACCGTCCAACGAAAATTATAAGAATGAGCATGTAGCAAGTGCGTTTCGTTCACCAACGTCATGTATTGGGTAGGCACGCCGTTGACTGCCATGTTTATCAATACAGCGACTGGGGTAGACATCGTAAGCGTAGGCAATACGCCTATGTCGCCGGTCAGGGTTCCATTCGCATCCGTTTCTATTTCCGAGCCGGGCAATGTCACCCACGAACGTTTGTCTCCCATCCGCATCTCCAGTGTATCGGCGATGTTTTCCGAACTCCAGTTGTATTGCAATTGCCCCTCTGCTTCGTGATTGAATGGATTCTGCAATCCGCTTATCTCAATGCCGGCTTCCAGCGGTTCCAAGGTGTAGACCCCTTTACCTTTATGGATAGTAAAGGTGAAGCGTGCCACCTGGCTGATGATGGGGTTCAGTTTAACATATTGTACCCCCGATGTATTTACTTCGATGGGAATAGGTTGGGAATATGTTTCCTTGTACCTACCGTCAGTAGAATAGAGATACATGCCATTATCAATGGTCATCTTCAGGTCTGTAGAAACCGGATATGCCGGCGAAATCATCTTGAACTTGTATGTACCTGCTTCCAAGTAGAGAGGCGCGCCTATTTCTTCCGCATTGATTTCGAGCTTGCCATTCACTTCTTGGGTCGTACAAGGATAAAGCGTATTATACCCTCCGGTGGTTGTCCTCACCACATAACCTTGTAAATTGGGTGTACCGTAAGTGGTTCCGTCCTCATTCTGTTTGGCATAACTAAGCCATAAGGTGCTGCCTATGGGCAATAATTCTTCCTGAGTCGGTTGAGGCAAATCATGCCAGTCATTTGGCCCAAGGTTATCTACCGCTCTCGATTGTGCATCAGAAATGCTAATGCCATAAGTTCCGGGCAATTGGAACTCTACCTGCACCTTGCCATCGGGTACAGATACGGGGGCATCTTCATTGGTGTTGCAAGCTACCAGCATTCCCGCCAAGATTCCTATGATGATTATTCTCTTCATACGTATTCTTTATTTTTCTGCTGTTACATCGCGCACACAACGGATTTGGTCGCCAAGGGCCTTGCGGCTGTCAAAAACAAGACCGCAAACAAAAGGATCTTTATCATCCCGTAAATAAAACACCCAGTTGGCATACAGTCTATTCGTTGTATTTGGATCACTACTACGTAATATCGCATTAATTCCATCCCCACTCAATATGTGCAAGTTACTTGGATAGATAAATCCACATGCCGGAACTTCCATAATGGCACTTGGCGTACTCCAATCAAAAGTACCGTCCTTCATTGATGCTAAAAATTTTTCTTCGGTTGTGAGATTCATAAATGACATCTTTTCATTCCCTGAAAAATAAGCAATCTCAAAATACCATTTCCCTGTTATTGTAGATTCTTTCATTAATATCCGGATGCGGTAACAATCCGTACGTCCTTGGCGCTTTATTATATAAAAGACTTTTTGGCCTCCTACATTGCCATAAACCAATTCTTCCATATAATTTAAAGTTGAACCACGATAGCTTTGTGGGGCATGAAATACTTTAGACCAAGGAGTACTAAATTGTTTTTCCGGAAGAAATGAAGCAAAATCTTCTTTGGTTGGCAACCGCCACCCTTTGGGACAAGGATGATTTTCTACGCTGCTTGTCCAAAATTCATTAATAAATGATTCTTCTTGTCCATTTTCATCTAACATCCAATATCCTCCTTGATTTACATCAGAAATAAACCGATATTCCCCATCATCACCTGGATATACAGCAATATTTTCACGTTCTTTAATGGTAGCAGAAGTTAAGACAATGGGTCGTTCATCATCTACACAATATACCCTTTCTCCGTTTTGATTGTAAGTATAAAGATATTGATAGATCTGACCAACTCCATTGTTTTTATCATACTTTTCCTTATCTAATATATAAGGTATATTCCTCGCATACTGGTAATAATATCCTCTGCAGTTTTCCCAATCGTTTTCGCAATCGGCACTTTTGGCACCCAAGTTACGGTCCATCCACATCAGGTTGGCAAAGGTAACGGGTTGTCCCAAGTAGTTGTCATCTCTGTTCTCGTCAATCCAGTCATACACCTGCGGAGCTATGGCAATGGTACGCACTTCGTCTTTCAGTACGGTTATCAGCAGGGTATATTCATGATTCATTTCAAATTGGAAGTTACCGTCTTCCTCTCCTTCCTCATCTATCTCCATAAGGCGATAATCCACCGTCTTTTCGCCTTCGCTATCGCCTATTCCGGTCAACGTAACCGATATGGTTACCTGCTCGTTTGCCTCATTCGGAAAGACAAGCATTTCGCCCGGAACCTCTTGTGAGGCAGTCTCTACCTTCATGCCCGTTGTGTTGTCATAATACGTCCTTACGGACAAATCCACTTCCTCCTCAACATACGTCCACTTGCCATTTACGATGTCCAACGAACCTGTCCCGTGCGTACCCTTTACTTGTATTTTTGTCAATGTAGCGTTCTCCAACTTCTTCTCCGCTTCCGCATCCTCCGTTTCATCTTGCTTCACAATCCTAAATTTCAGTTTGCTCATGGCATGTTTGAAATCCATTTCCAGCCGATAGCCATGACTTACCGTTTGGTCTATCAAGTTATTGGAAAACATCAAGTCGGGCAGACTATTATTTGTTACTTTTTCTGCAATCATCGGAACGCCAAGTGGGGTATTTTCAGGTGCTTTGTTCGGACTGTCCGGTGTTCCATACGTCACCCCGTAAATACTAATTGGAGTATCGTCATAGACAAGAGGTGATCCGTAACCGATTGTATTGTTGGCTTGCTCTATCCCTTCCCTATTATATAAGGGCCATTCGTTTCCTCTGTTAGCGTAAAGCAAATATTTTGTACCTTCTTCAAACTGCTTCACTTCATCACCTGCACGGGTAATGATGTGGCTTTTTCGGGCAGAAAGTATGGTTTCCTGCTCTTCTGACGGAGTGACGGAAATTGCGTCCTCGTGCGTACAGGCTGTGATACCCAGTAGGGCTAATATGCCTGCTCCGTATTTCAATTGTTTCAGTATCATGTATCGTTCCTCCTTCTTTCAATCAGTTAAAAGGATAAATGGGAATTACCAGATAACCACCTTCTTCCCATGGACATTCGTTTCCTATCAGTTCGATGCCTTCTTCGCTGAAGACGAGGGTGAAGGTGTATGACTCGTTGGCATAGAGCGTATTCTCATTTTTGCCCTTATCCCAATCATCACCCGCATCCCGCTCTATCTTAAACTCAAATGTTGGTTCTACGGTAAAATCCTTCCACTCGGTTGCTTCCGCCGATTCTCCCCTTGCCACTGTAACTTCGACCGACAAATCAGTCTGTCCGGGCACGATATATGCCCAGCCGATTTCCAATGGATTTTCAGGGGTCAGCATGTAGTAATCGTTGTCATCGTTGGGTTGTTGAGCGAGTTCATAACTTTCCTGTCCGGATGCTATCGGAACGTAAAGGCTTTTATACCGGTTCCATTCCACGTGGGTTGCCACTACGGTATGGGAGAGCTTAATGCGTACATTTTTCAGAAATTCTTTTGAACCTTTTGCCAGTTTCGCATAGAAATACACCCGCGACTGCGCATGCATAAATTGCAAAGTCTCTCCGTACTCTCTATCAAAAGGCAGGGCAGCCGAAGCCACTATCGGTGTGATGGAAGTCAGCACATCGGTCTTACATAAACCGTCTTTTGGTATAGTCAGGCGTTCGTAATTGTCCGTATTGTCCGTTCTCATTTCCGGAGTCAGCGTAGCAGGCGCATATCCTGTAGCCATGACACGGCGATTACCGTCGGGATACAGTTCGCCGGTATTATAAGGTTCATTGGGACGCTTGTAGGTATCAATGTGTTTTTCGGGTTGTTTCACATAAAGCGGAGTTGGATCCACTGCATTTCCCAACACATCGCCAAAGTCCCAAAAGAGAAAGACCGCATCGTTGGCTGTACTTCCGGCATCGGTCTCTTCTCCGTCTGCGCGTGCCACATCTGTATAGATACGCATTTCCGCACTGCCGGATGCTCCGTTGTCCGGCACATCGTTTTGCGAACATGCCGCAAAGAACAACATGCCCAACATCCCTGTTCCTATGTAAAGTCTGTTCATTCTCATGGTTGTGCCGTTTCTGATTGTTGTGGTACTTTTATCTCTACCTCCGAACCGCCTTTGTCTACCCAGTCCACCAGTTCAGAGTGAATACGCATGGTTTCATTGCCCGGGAAAGGCGAGCCTGGAGCGATGATTTTGTCTACCTTTAATATATAGTAGTGGTTGCGCTTGATACCCCAACGGGTTTGGTCTTTTATTGCTCCATTTTGGGCATTCTCATCTATATAAGTGTAATAATAGCCCCAGCCTCCATCGTAACGGCTGAATTCGGTTTTGGGATCTTCCAGTAATTTCGTTTTCATGCCTTCCAGCGAATAATAGTTGCCTTTGCTATCCCTCCAGAAAGTCCCTGCCAAATAGGTGACCGGTTCTAACGGATTATCTACATCCTTCACTCCATCCAATATCCCTTGTGCTTCGTCTTCCGTTTTGGTTGTTATCGGTTCTTTGCCTCCGTCCCATATCACTTTGGGTGTATATTTCGCTCCCACCATTACCCGGGTGGTTACATAGCGGATGGCAGATTGGAAATCGGCGTCCTTATCGAATGTCATGTCGTTATAAACCGTGTTCTCGGTGCAATACAGTCCTTCGGTATAGTGATTTTCATTCCCCATATTTGTAGTTTCATCTACTTTCATTTTGTCTGCATCATATTTAATAGCGATTCTGCTGGTGCATGCTTCGGGTGTTTTCCCTTCACGGTCTTGCACGTCTTTATTCAGCATTTCTACCATGGCTTGTGTGTCATAGTAGAGAAATTCCCGCTGGTATTCGTCCAAATTCGTAATGCCATACCCTCCTCCTTCTTCTCTTAGTGAAATCAATTCTCCCATCGCATAATTAGGGTCTATCAGATTATTATCCTCTATCCGATAATTGAGGTAGGTTTTCCGGTTAAGTACATTCAGCATGTAGTTGACATCGGCAAATTTTATCCAGCCGGTATTTTCTCCATCTCCCTCAGGATTTGTTTTCGCATCTTTTGCATCAATAACTTTCACATACTCTTCTGCATCAGATTTAGGCACGCAGGTTAGCAACACTTTCGCTACGGTACGAGTCAGCTTTACCGGGTTGTCAATCGTAATGATTTCTTCTGTACTTCCGGAAGGTATCGTTATGTCCTGTCTGTTTTTTACCAATATAGGTGCAGTCATTACGATGTTGCTTCCTTCACCGATGTTACCATCTAACTCTTGCGAATGCTTTACATTCATCAACGCACCGACAATGTTATGTCCACTATCTTCTTCTCCGGCATCGAACACTTTATCTTGTGTACGGAATGACGCAAGATGATTTTCGCTGAGATTAGCACCTAAATAGAAATGCTTGACTCCCCTATCGTTCGTTTCCAACTGAAACTCCACATCGTAATCACCGTCTTTGCCGGTATCAGCAGGGCTGGAGATAGTCCGCGATGCTTCGAAAACTTCATTACCGGATGCATCTATCCGCATCATAATCAATGTAAGTGAATTGATTTGGTTTTCGGCAGCAGTAAAGCCCAATGTATATTCGTCTCCATTGGGGTCGAGCGGACTGCGTGAAGCCGGTGACTTGCTACCCGACCGCTCTACCGTCAGGTTGACAATGATGTTTGTCTTGCCTTCTTGGGCAGGCGAAAGGTCGGGACGTAATTCATCCCTGCAGCTGCATAGTATTGCCACTGCCCCAATCATCACACATCCGACATATTTCATACCGATACCTTTTTTCATATCACAATTCTATTTCTTCCAACGAAACGACCCAGCCGTTCACTACGATGTGGCTTTTCATCCACGTATTGTTGTCTACATCTATAAAAAAGGTCAAGGCATATTCGTCTTGCCTGTCTAAGTACTCTTGGTCACTCCATTCGGCACGGTGTTCGCCGATTGCCTGCAAGGAGAGAAACCAGGTCAGATTTAGATTCATCACTTCTTCCCCTGTTTCCGCATCGCTGATAATCAAACGCGGTTCCGCATCGGTCATCAGACGTGACGTATTCAATTCCGCCACCAAAGCGCTGCTTATTGTTTCACCATCGGTTGCAGAAGGGTCGCTGGTGGCTTCCTGATAATAAGGATGATAAGCCACTTTGTCTTCCCGATACGGAGAGGCATCGTATGCCAACCAGCCGGTTTTGTCTTCGATGCGGAAATGGTAATCCTCGGCAGACATCACCTTGTCTCCTTGCATGGGCATCAAGATGATGCGCAAGGTATGCGTACACTTCATCATATCAACCGTTACCGTCTGCAACCTGCCCGTAACGCTTGCTTTCAGTGTCCCGTTCAATAAGCTGTTCAACCGATCACGGTGCGTGCCGTCGTTCTCACGGGGGAGCCGGGCTGTCAGCTCCTCCATAAGAGCGCCGTTGTTCAGTTCAGGCAATTCAAAATCGGCGTATTCTCCTTGTTTGTCTGTGCTTCTTGCCCATGCCACGAAAGAATATTCACCTGCTGGCAAGTAAGGGATGTGCAGTTGAAAATTATCTATTTCCCGTATGCCTTCTTCTTCGTATTGAGCCACCAGCCGGTTGCCAGCATCGAATACCCATAGCTTCACTTCATCAGCTTCTTGAGCAAATGCATCCGCATCCAGTATGTTGTATGTATAACGGAATTGCACGTTCAGCCCACAATCGCTCCGGTCTTCCTTGATGCAAGCCTGAAGTACGCATGCCGTCAAGATGCCGTACAGCCACGGCATAAAGTGGGAGACACGATTTCTTGTTTTCATTGCCTTCGTTGTTATTAGAAATTTTTGTTTACTTTAAATCGTCTTTTACAGTCCATCATTGCAACGTAATGTTTTCGCTGCTTACTACCCACGGATTAGCCTGCGCTTCTACTACCATATAAACATTGGTCGGGTCTACAGGGTCTTCCGGGTCTTTATCCGGATTCCATCCGCCGGGAATGTCTGTGCCGATGCGTTGCAGTTTGGTTACTGTCAATTTATAAACCGTATTGCGCATTACCGAATAATAATTTACAGGCTGTTGTCCTGTCTTTTCCACTTGCTTATAATTCTGGTCTTTGATGTAATACGTATAGTACATAATGCCATCCGTGTAAACCTTGATGTTGTATTTTGCACGGAACCTTGATATTTCTCCTTGTTTATCCGTTGTATGGGTGTAAGCAGCATTCATTTCTTTTTCTAAAGCAGCGATTTTCTCTTCTGTTGTCGTTCCCGTAGTGACTTTATTTAAAACTACAGGATATGCTGTTGCAAGTGCTTTTAACGAAGCATAATAATTGCCATCGTATGCATAGAAGCAATTTGTTCCAGCTTTTCCATCACCACCTGCATCAGCTTTAAGTGTTACTTGCCATTGATAAACCAAACCTGTGGTGTTTCCATTCAAAGCATCTGTAATTGCAGCATTTCTATAGGTAGGGTTGTTTTCCATGCAATAGATAGCGGCTTTTTCTTCTCCACTTTTTATGTTATAATAAGGAATTTCTCCGTACAAATCTTCTACTTCTGTATAGGTATATACATCTACATTATTCGTAGATGATGTTGACTTGGAAATTGTTCTAAAATCACTAAGGTGATTGTAAAATTCGTCCGCAGATGAAGTTTCTGCTGAACTTCCCGCATTCATAGCCGGCGTAATTAAAGTATTAGTCCACGGATAAGAACCTTGTCCGCTAAGCGTTGTCGTCCACTTTTGTTGCAAGTTGGCTTTTGTCGCTCCATTCAGCAGCTTGAAACCTTTCAAATCTACACTTTGTACAGCATTGAATTCGGCATCATTCCCAGTTGTGATTTCTGAAATATCTACAGATTGCCCCACAGAAGAAGTTATCTTTACTGCTAAACGATCCAACTGGATTGTAGAACAAGTGGCAGGATGTTCATAATCATTGTCTTTACCAATCGTAATCGATTCACCGCCCGTGTCATCCGAACCATTACACTCGTTAAACATCAAGAATTTATTATTAGCAGCATATTGGCTTTTCATTAACGCTTCAGTAATTTGATCTATAGTTTTGTCTGTTACGTCACCCGTAATCGTTTCCGTTGTTGGATTGGCAATGACATATACATCATAGATACCTGTACTTGTTTCTATTACAGGTGTCCTTACTCCATTCGTGATAGAAGTCAATGCACTGGAGCCAATATTATATGAATGAGTGACTACATGAGTTGTAGGATCACATAATAAAACATTAACCGATGAAATCTTGTTTTCTTCCGTACTTCCTACTTCCGTATCACCTGATTGAGATCCATCTTCATCGCCATTTGGATTTTCCTCTGTTCTCGAATCAATCCCTTGCGGTCCTACAATCTGTAAAGTCATATAGACATTCGCTTCTGTAGGTGTTTGGGCATTACCTATTTCTTCATTGTCACTACATGCTGTTATCC
The Phocaeicola salanitronis DSM 18170 genome window above contains:
- a CDS encoding Mfa1 family fimbria major subunit (Members of this family are fimbrial shaft proteins (major subunit proteins), found in the Bacteriodetes. The family is named for Mfa1 from Porphyromonas gingivalis, and is related to but distinct from the family of FimA from the species.): MKLKHFFYAGVFAVGITACSDNEEIGNAQTPTEANVYMTLQIVGPQGIDSRTEENPNGDEDGSQSGDTEVGSTEENKISSVNVLLCDPTTHVVTHSYNIGSSALTSITNGVRTPVIETSTGIYDVYVIANPTTETITGDVTDKTIDQITEALMKSQYAANNKFLMFNECNGSDDTGGESITIGKDNDYEHPATCSTIQLDRLAVKITSSVGQSVDISEITTGNDAEFNAVQSVDLKGFKLLNGATKANLQQKWTTTLSGQGSYPWTNTLITPAMNAGSSAETSSADEFYNHLSDFRTISKSTSSTNNVDVYTYTEVEDLYGEIPYYNIKSGEEKAAIYCMENNPTYRNAAITDALNGNTTGLVYQWQVTLKADAGGDGKAGTNCFYAYDGNYYASLKALATAYPVVLNKVTTGTTTEEKIAALEKEMNAAYTHTTDKQGEISRFRAKYNIKVYTDGIMYYTYYIKDQNYKQVEKTGQQPVNYYSVMRNTVYKLTVTKLQRIGTDIPGGWNPDKDPEDPVDPTNVYMVVEAQANPWVVSSENITLQ